A window of the Streptomyces griseochromogenes genome harbors these coding sequences:
- a CDS encoding polysaccharide deacetylase family protein, whose protein sequence is MARHGGRGWYGRVIAAAVGVTAVAAATSVWTAQAGSVGGHQAPASPAPPKVSPVSAAIAHASDAGAHAVNITIDDGPDPVWTPQVLKVLRDNGVKATFCMVGTQAEAHPDMVKQVVAAGHRLCDHSVSHDTTMDHKSQDYQSHEILDAERQITKASGGVKPMYYRAPGGAFTPYSRNLAASHGMRPLGWNVDSKDFERPGTSAIVATVQRELHLGPTLLFHDAGGDRSQTVAALSTLLPWLKQQGYSFGFPVR, encoded by the coding sequence ATGGCACGGCATGGCGGGCGGGGTTGGTACGGCCGGGTGATCGCGGCGGCGGTCGGAGTCACGGCGGTCGCCGCGGCCACGTCGGTGTGGACCGCGCAGGCCGGCTCCGTCGGCGGGCACCAGGCTCCGGCGAGCCCGGCCCCGCCGAAGGTGTCGCCCGTCTCCGCGGCCATCGCCCACGCCTCCGACGCCGGCGCGCACGCGGTGAACATCACCATCGACGACGGCCCGGACCCGGTCTGGACCCCGCAGGTGCTGAAGGTGCTGCGGGACAACGGCGTGAAGGCGACCTTCTGCATGGTCGGCACCCAGGCCGAGGCCCACCCGGACATGGTCAAGCAGGTGGTGGCGGCCGGACACCGGCTGTGCGACCACTCGGTCTCGCACGACACCACCATGGACCACAAGTCCCAGGACTACCAGTCGCACGAGATCCTGGACGCCGAGCGCCAGATCACCAAGGCGTCCGGAGGTGTGAAGCCGATGTACTACCGGGCCCCGGGCGGCGCGTTCACCCCGTACAGCCGGAACCTCGCGGCCTCGCACGGGATGCGGCCGCTGGGCTGGAACGTCGACTCCAAGGACTTCGAGCGGCCCGGCACCAGTGCCATCGTCGCCACCGTCCAGCGCGAGCTGCACCTCGGCCCGACCCTGCTCTTCCACGACGCCGGCGGCGACCGCTCCCAGACCGTGGCCGCGCTGAGCACCCTGCTGCCGTGGCTGAAGCAGCAGGGGTACTCCTTCGGGTTCCCCGTGCGCTGA
- a CDS encoding glycoside hydrolase family 88 protein, whose translation MEISRRTVLTTTASAAALYAAPPTTARAAEQTPAAVVRTLRSAADYAIGKLRAVAPGVTAFPVGTKSEKWVYAQNGDWVGGFWPGTLWMAWLHSGDDTFRTLALASARKLAPRQYDTTTHDLGFLFYPSWVTAWRLTGDDTWRAGAVQAADSLSRRYNPNGRFIRAWGALNDPDNAGRIIMDTMMNLDLLAFATEQTGDPKYLDIATEHAKTAQRVFPRPDGSTPHVYDLDPATGAPIGPNTVQGYSPTSCWSRGQAWGVYGFTTIHRRTGDDQFLTTARRLADYALGVLTPDHIPVWDYRAPQQPYDVKDASAGAVMACGLLDLSAATGRPEYRQAALRLLTALAQTCLTRNSSRAEAVVARCTRNRPAEDGIEISLPYADYYLLEGILRVLRPQDVDRAIDLSGPERGHRGPTR comes from the coding sequence ATGGAGATCTCCCGACGTACCGTGCTGACCACGACGGCCTCGGCCGCCGCGCTGTACGCGGCGCCGCCGACGACGGCCCGGGCGGCCGAGCAGACCCCCGCGGCCGTCGTCCGCACGCTCCGGAGTGCCGCCGACTACGCGATCGGCAAACTCCGCGCCGTCGCCCCGGGAGTGACGGCCTTTCCCGTCGGCACGAAGTCCGAGAAGTGGGTGTACGCGCAGAACGGCGACTGGGTCGGCGGGTTCTGGCCGGGCACGCTCTGGATGGCCTGGCTCCACAGCGGCGACGACACTTTCCGCACCCTGGCGCTCGCCTCCGCGCGAAAACTCGCCCCCCGCCAGTACGACACCACCACCCACGACCTCGGTTTCCTCTTCTACCCCTCCTGGGTCACCGCCTGGCGCCTGACCGGCGACGACACCTGGCGCGCCGGTGCCGTCCAGGCCGCCGACTCGCTGAGCCGGCGCTACAACCCGAACGGCCGCTTCATCCGCGCCTGGGGAGCGCTGAACGACCCCGACAACGCGGGCCGGATCATCATGGACACGATGATGAACCTCGATCTGCTGGCCTTCGCGACCGAGCAGACCGGCGACCCGAAGTACCTCGACATCGCGACGGAACACGCGAAGACCGCGCAGCGGGTGTTCCCGCGTCCGGACGGCTCGACGCCCCACGTGTACGACCTCGACCCCGCCACCGGCGCGCCGATCGGCCCGAACACCGTGCAGGGCTACAGCCCCACGTCCTGCTGGTCACGCGGACAGGCCTGGGGCGTCTACGGCTTCACCACCATCCACCGCCGCACCGGCGACGACCAGTTCCTCACGACCGCCCGCAGACTGGCCGACTACGCGCTCGGAGTCCTGACACCGGACCACATACCCGTGTGGGACTACCGGGCACCCCAGCAGCCGTACGACGTCAAGGACGCCTCCGCCGGGGCGGTCATGGCCTGCGGTCTGCTGGACCTGTCCGCCGCCACGGGTCGCCCCGAGTACCGGCAAGCCGCCCTGCGGCTGCTGACCGCGCTGGCGCAGACCTGCCTGACGCGGAACTCGTCCCGTGCCGAGGCGGTCGTCGCCCGTTGCACCCGCAACCGGCCCGCCGAGGACGGCATCGAGATCTCCCTCCCGTACGCCGACTACTACCTCCTGGAAGGCATCCTGCGCGTGCTGCGCCCTCAGGACGTCGACCGGGCGATCGACCTGTCCGGCCCGGAACGAGGCCACCGGGGCCCTACTCGTTGA
- a CDS encoding Imm7 family immunity protein encodes MFEYHGWITVRESAGEEGEDDSRLRQIVEELRERISLMDSPYLLDLRWMNGEPFIHLGGHSNHRSTPDVLELFGHVAVIAPGSYGLLHVRDDEDRGHENEVRVLRLARGGLTEHTEPLLSPCVPALEDPFNE; translated from the coding sequence ATGTTCGAGTACCACGGCTGGATCACGGTCAGGGAGAGCGCGGGCGAGGAGGGGGAGGACGACTCCCGGTTGCGGCAGATCGTCGAGGAACTCCGAGAGCGTATCTCCCTGATGGACAGCCCGTACCTGCTCGACCTGAGGTGGATGAACGGCGAGCCGTTCATCCACCTGGGAGGGCATTCCAACCACCGCTCCACGCCCGACGTCCTCGAACTCTTCGGCCATGTGGCGGTGATCGCTCCCGGCTCCTACGGGCTTCTCCATGTGCGCGACGACGAGGACCGGGGACACGAGAACGAGGTCCGGGTGCTCAGGCTCGCCCGGGGCGGCCTCACCGAGCACACGGAACCGCTGCTGTCCCCGTGCGTGCCCGCGCTGGAAGACCCGTTCAACGAGTAG
- a CDS encoding RidA family protein: MTERRAVLSGSVFEEQIGYARAVVDGDWVHVSGTTGFDYTTMTISDDVVEQAEQCLRNIGAALTEAGCGFADVVRVRYLLPDRADFEPCWPVLRRCFGEVRPAATMLVCGLADPRMKIEIEVYARRPTG, from the coding sequence ATGACAGAGCGACGTGCGGTCCTCAGCGGATCCGTCTTCGAGGAGCAGATCGGCTACGCCCGTGCCGTGGTGGACGGCGACTGGGTGCATGTGTCCGGGACGACCGGGTTCGACTACACCACGATGACGATCTCGGACGACGTGGTGGAACAGGCCGAGCAGTGCCTGCGCAACATCGGGGCGGCGCTGACCGAGGCGGGCTGCGGCTTCGCGGACGTCGTACGCGTGCGCTACCTGCTCCCCGACCGTGCGGACTTCGAGCCCTGCTGGCCGGTCCTGCGCCGCTGCTTCGGTGAGGTCCGCCCGGCCGCGACCATGCTCGTGTGCGGGCTGGCCGACCCTCGCATGAAGATCGAGATCGAGGTGTACGCACGGAGGCCGACCGGCTGA
- a CDS encoding isoprenyl transferase, with amino-acid sequence MKALRSALEAVYVRRLNRKLEGLPRPRHVAIMLDGNRRWARGAGHQDVREGYRVGGAKVTDFLHWCTDAGIKHVTLWMLSDDNLHRPADELGPLLDIIEETVRRICDPGEPWEIEIIGALDLLPGNTARVLKEAAAPTHGRGGLKVDVAVGYGGRREIVDAVKTAFDKHIGAGGDPRDLAADFDLEHITDNLYSPAGHDTDFIIRTSGEQRLSGFLLWQSAYAEVHFVDVLWPAFRQIDLLRALRSYAARERRYGR; translated from the coding sequence ATGAAGGCCTTGCGTTCGGCGTTGGAAGCGGTCTACGTACGGCGCCTGAACCGCAAGCTGGAGGGCCTGCCCCGGCCACGCCATGTGGCGATCATGCTGGACGGGAACCGGCGCTGGGCACGGGGTGCGGGGCATCAGGACGTCCGTGAGGGCTATCGCGTCGGCGGCGCCAAGGTCACGGACTTTCTGCACTGGTGCACCGATGCCGGGATCAAGCACGTCACGCTGTGGATGCTCTCCGACGACAATCTGCACCGGCCGGCCGACGAACTCGGGCCCCTGCTCGACATAATCGAGGAGACCGTGCGGCGTATCTGCGACCCCGGGGAACCCTGGGAGATCGAGATCATCGGCGCCCTCGACCTGCTGCCCGGGAACACCGCCCGCGTCCTCAAGGAGGCCGCCGCCCCGACCCACGGCCGTGGCGGGCTGAAGGTCGACGTCGCCGTCGGCTACGGCGGTCGCCGCGAGATCGTCGACGCCGTCAAGACGGCCTTCGACAAGCACATCGGCGCGGGCGGCGACCCGCGCGATCTGGCGGCCGACTTCGATCTGGAGCACATCACCGACAACCTGTACTCGCCGGCCGGGCACGACACCGACTTCATCATCCGTACCTCCGGCGAGCAGCGGCTGTCCGGGTTCCTCCTGTGGCAGTCGGCCTACGCGGAGGTGCACTTCGTGGACGTGCTGTGGCCTGCGTTCCGCCAGATCGACCTGCTGCGCGCCCTGCGTTCGTACGCCGCCCGGGAGCGCCGTTACGGCCGTTGA
- a CDS encoding TAXI family TRAP transporter solute-binding subunit, translating to MTGRPMSRRGLLEAALLAGPAAALAGCSADAAAVWRLRLATGAPGGPYNAFGKALAAQASPRLRIMPLSTSASVDNLRRLGDGSADLALAMADAAEDAVRGRAPFSRPTAVTALARVYVNYTHLVVPAHGPVRSVRDLAGRSVGTGATGSGGQVLAGRLLVVSGLTGERAVRQRPLGLADSLRALRTGTVDALIWAGGVPTPALSDLARELPLRFLPLDEQAAALRDTYGPVYTAVTLPAGVYGLTEPVGTIGVGNYLLARPQVPREAVRAVLRVVFDQWRPLLREVTAGARLEPRFAVATGDVPLHPGAVAYYRSVYG from the coding sequence GTGACCGGCCGACCGATGAGCCGCCGGGGCCTGCTGGAGGCCGCGCTCCTCGCCGGCCCCGCTGCCGCCCTGGCCGGATGCTCCGCAGACGCCGCGGCGGTATGGCGGCTCAGGCTCGCGACGGGAGCGCCGGGCGGGCCGTACAACGCCTTCGGCAAGGCACTGGCCGCCCAGGCCTCGCCTCGGCTGCGCATCATGCCCCTCAGCACCTCGGCGAGCGTGGACAACCTCCGCAGACTCGGCGACGGATCGGCCGACCTCGCCCTCGCCATGGCGGACGCCGCCGAGGACGCCGTCCGTGGGCGAGCGCCGTTCTCGCGCCCGACCGCCGTGACGGCCCTCGCCCGTGTCTACGTCAACTACACACATCTCGTCGTACCGGCGCACGGTCCCGTACGGTCGGTGCGGGATCTGGCGGGGCGGTCGGTCGGGACCGGTGCGACCGGCTCCGGCGGGCAGGTGCTCGCGGGCCGGCTGCTCGTAGTGAGCGGGCTGACCGGTGAACGGGCCGTACGGCAACGGCCGCTCGGGCTCGCCGACTCGCTCCGGGCGCTGCGCACCGGCACCGTCGACGCGCTGATCTGGGCCGGGGGAGTACCCACCCCCGCCCTGTCGGACCTGGCCCGCGAACTCCCGTTGCGCTTCCTGCCGTTGGACGAACAGGCCGCTGCTCTGCGAGACACCTACGGCCCCGTCTACACGGCGGTCACCCTCCCGGCCGGCGTCTACGGGCTGACCGAGCCGGTCGGCACCATCGGCGTCGGCAACTACCTGCTCGCCCGCCCCCAGGTGCCGCGGGAGGCGGTGCGCGCGGTGCTCCGGGTGGTGTTCGACCAATGGCGCCCGCTGCTCAGGGAGGTGACGGCGGGCGCCCGGCTCGAACCCAGGTTCGCGGTCGCCACGGGGGACGTACCCCTGCACCCGGGCGCGGTGGCCTACTACCGCTCGGTCTACGGCTGA